From the genome of Bacteroides sp.:
ACGAGACGCAATCGAAACGAATTGAGGCCTCAGAAGGGTTTCTTCCGCCCCCGCCCATTGATCCGAATGTGCTTTTGAAAATTTGGATGATCACCCAATACCGGGAGCAGAATTTCAAGATTGGGGTGGATGTGGTTTTGCATTTGTAGGCTACCCCTGAATTGAATTTGGGGAAAATCCTTCCGGCGCGGCTAGTGCCGGAATGGGGCCTTCCCCTTGTTGGACAACGTTACACGATAGTTATATTCAAGTTCTTGCCCAACCCGAGTTCAATTAGCTTGTAATAGGTCGAAACCTGTATATCACTAAGCCCGCGTTCTATCCGGGAGATATAGCTTTTCTTCGTTCCGGTTCGCTCAGCCAGTTCCTGCTGGGTAAGATTAGCTTCTTTACGCGCTTCTTTAAGCATTACGCCTAATCTGAAAGCGAGGGAATCCGCATCATACTTATCGCGTTTCGCAGTTCCCTTTTTGCCATACTTGCTAATGAGGATGTCTTCGAAGTCAGTGGTATTTTTCATTTCAGCGGTTTTTATCTTTCAGGTATTCTTTCTTTATGCGCTCTGCCTGCTTGATTTCCTTCCTGGGGGTCTTCTGCGATTTTTTAACCAGGCAATTTGCCAGAACCACTAAATTCCCATTATCAAAGAAGCATAAGATCCGAATACTCTTAAAAGTTGTAATTACTCTTATTTCATATATGCCATCGGTGTTCTCTAAGGCTTTGAAGAACTTTTTAGGCACCTGTCTTTCAAATCTTACAAAATCCAGAATGTATTCTATTTTCTCCTGAACTTTTGGCTCCTGGGACTTGTAGAAATCAATAAAATAGTTTTTGTAAACGGTTATGGTTCTAATCACGATAGCGAAGTTAACCAATTAGTGTACTTTCAACAAAAATATTTTATATTTTAACTGAAGTTTAATCCCGGGTGGCCAACTTATATACACATAGCGTCAGCCTTCAACCGGCAACCTGTGCCTGCAACATTTGACCGGATATGGATTTAAGCACAATACGGCTTGATTTCAGGAATATTCTGTCACCGGTCAGAAGGGTCTTCGAGCCTTAAGAAATGTCTGGGATCACGCTGTGCGTCAATGGATCAGTTCGTCCCGCTCCTTCAAATCAGCACCAGGCATCCGCAGTATGCCTGCTGGCCCTAGTGCGGAGAGCTCCCTTTCCCCGGCG
Proteins encoded in this window:
- a CDS encoding helix-turn-helix transcriptional regulator, with the translated sequence MKNTTDFEDILISKYGKKGTAKRDKYDADSLAFRLGVMLKEARKEANLTQQELAERTGTKKSYISRIERGLSDIQVSTYYKLIELGLGKNLNITIV
- a CDS encoding type II toxin-antitoxin system RelE/ParE family toxin, whose product is MIRTITVYKNYFIDFYKSQEPKVQEKIEYILDFVRFERQVPKKFFKALENTDGIYEIRVITTFKSIRILCFFDNGNLVVLANCLVKKSQKTPRKEIKQAERIKKEYLKDKNR